A stretch of Halichondria panicea chromosome 1, odHalPani1.1, whole genome shotgun sequence DNA encodes these proteins:
- the LOC135335577 gene encoding cytadherence high molecular weight protein 3-like, with protein sequence MHLDSVQPLRAKDTNISAVNNTLVSTPLSYPPSVHGQPSSMPSQSHTTPCDISEPGPPSDGIGENSQSNAQFQHLNVQGTCSNVDEQMYRDGNNYVPQAQSHGAVASRGANDPVVPHHLSNSTVNPQSNYRDHNWALQQQYNQGTHYPFNYSVPQLYPQQRQPNYQQQQWHGQNQQQYYDGQCPDVYSQQRQDQYHSQDPQQQMWQTKGHQQYHDQHFDQQPDVHHYQQQNQYDAQSARRNLPIDLQGDSHSQRPISHENTSTPVTPENASTYSSYGSARTSSDIGVDVPPPTAQEKPKPKPRMLNPARQSDRKLIEVGRLERPRNVPANNYPSQWQSCQPGLPYEQPQSPPHNNQQHDYQQTQQNCRYQNIRLQQPQWQSKSNVGHSDGIIQTNMEKSAQVCEALEGGLADYQSLIKRLQDGLAAFQSDHEVLRKVTEERDHLLREIEYMTSDRDNLLRETAGQREIIQHEQKSNEKKCTHLTEEIDRVRGECTKLLTSLKQCREESEQSIAEVRGRCEQETNRRIQQERQAHRVFKQLDRRVKELIIVYLKDREVVRPSRPYSQEVKASIVNSKKSIQFSEQNRIGKGSFGSVYAIKLNGTPCIAKRLHDILMGRGKLEDVALQEKRAVHETFCRECILMRQAKHANVVKFIGVHR encoded by the exons ATGCACCTCGACTCCGTTCAACCTTTGAGAGCTAAAGACACGAACATTTCTGCAGTAAATAATACCCTGGTGTCAACCCCTTTGTCTTATCCACCCTCTGTCCATGGCCAGCCATCCAGCATGCCCAGCCAGTCTCACACTACTCCCTGTGACATCAGTGAGCCAGGTCCTCCAAGTGACGGTATTGGAGAGAACAGTCAATCAAATGCACAATTTCAACACTTAAATGTACAAGGAACGTGTAGCAATGTTGACGAGCAAATGTATAGAGATGGAAACAATTACGTACCTCAAGCTCAAAGTCACGGTGCTGTTGCATCACGTGGGGCCAATGACCCGGTTGTCCCTCACCATCTTTCCAACTCGACTGTCAACCCCCAAAGCAATTATCGTGACCACAACTGGGCTCTCCAGCAACAGTACAACCAGGGTACCCACTATCCTTTCAATTATAGCGTACCACAGCTGTACCCTCAACAAAGGCAGCCTAATTATCAACAACAGCAGTGGCACGGTCAAAACCAACAACAGTACTATGATGGCCAATGTCCCGATGTATACAGTCAGCAACGTCAAGACCAATATCATAGTCAAGACCCACAGCAACAAATGTGGCAGACTAAAGGCCATCAGCAGTATCATGATCAACATTTTGACCAACAACCCGATGTACACCACTACCAACAACAAAATCAGTATGATGCACAGTCAGCACGTAGGAATTTACCTATCGATTTGCAAGGTGATAGTCATTCTCAACGACCTATCTCACATGAAAACACATCAACACCAGTGACTCCGGAGAATGCCTCAACCTACAGCTCATACGGTAGCGCTCGAACTAGCAGTGATATTGGTGTGGATGTACCACCCCCTACGGCTCAAGAAAAGCCCAAACCAAAGCCCCGAATGTTGAACCCTGCTCGACAATCTGATCGTAAACTAATTGAAGTGGGACGGCTTGAGAGG CCACGGAATGTACCAGCGAATAACTACCCCTCCCAATGGCAAAGTTGTCAGCCTGGTCTTCCGTATGAACAGCCACAGTCTCCACCACACAACAACCAACAACATGATTACCAGCAAACGCAGCAGAATTGCAGATACCAGAATATTCGTTTACAGCAACCCCAGTGGCAGAGCAAAAGCAATGTCGGCCACTCCGATGGAATCATTCAAACCAACATGGAGAAATCTGCACAAGTTTGTGAGGCCCTTGAAGGAGGTCTAGCAGATTATCAATCGCTGATTAAGAG ATTACAGGATGGATTGGCTGCATTTCAAAGTGATCACGAAGTCCTAAGGAAGGTAACTGAAGAGCGGGACCATCTCTTGAGGGAGATAGAATACATGACAAGTGATCGTGATAATCTCTTGCGGGAAACAGCTGGTCAGAGGGAAATCATCCAGCAC GAACAGAAAAGCAATGAAAAGAAGTGTACACATTTAACTGAAGAAATTGATAGGGTTAGGGGTGAG TGTACAAAGCTACTCACGTCTCTTAAGCAATGCCGAGAAGAATCAGAGCAGAGCATAGCTGAAGTGAGAGGTCGTTGTGAGCAAGAAACCAATAGAAGGATTCAACAAGAG AGACAGGCTCATAGGGTGTTTAAGCAACTGGACAGACGTGTGAAGGAGCTGATCATagtataccttaag GATAGGGAGGTTGTCAGGCCCTCACGACCTTACAGCCAAGAGGTTAAGGCTTCTATAGTGAACTCAAAGAAATCCATCCAGTTTTCTGAGCAAAATCGAATTGGAAAAGGCAGTTTTGGATCTGTGTATGCAATCAAATTGAATGGGACTCCATGCATCGCTAAGCGTCTACACGACATACTTATGGGGCGTGGCAAACTAGAAGATGTTGCCCTTCAGGAAAAACGAGCGGTTCATGAAACTTTTTGCCGTGAGTGTATCTTAATGAGACAAGCAAAACATGCCAATGTTGTTAAATTCATTGGAGTACATCGGTAA